One Chitinophaga sp. H8 DNA window includes the following coding sequences:
- a CDS encoding ABC transporter ATP-binding protein encodes MNLLEVKHLKKYYATHKAVDDISFDIPRGSIFGLLGPNGAGKTTLLRMITGIFYPDEGQLFFDGRPFDPENDIHQIGYMPEERGLYKKMKVGEQALYLAQLKGLSRQAAQEKINYWFTKFEMTSWSNKKIEELSKGMQQKVQFISTIMHDPKLLILDEPFSGLDPINANMIKQEIFDLSKQGTTIIFSTHRMEQVEEICNRIILVNKGHKILDGEVQQIRHDFKQHLFRIGLGTMPNPAQMATYFFTIVSQQDNFFTVKLNEDNTTNDILSHFIRQDIPVIAFEEILPSINEVFIAQVQKTELPVIA; translated from the coding sequence ATGAATCTGCTGGAAGTAAAACATCTCAAAAAATACTATGCCACCCATAAGGCGGTAGATGACATCAGTTTCGATATTCCCCGGGGAAGCATCTTTGGCCTGCTGGGACCCAATGGTGCGGGTAAAACCACCCTGCTGAGGATGATCACAGGTATCTTTTATCCGGATGAAGGACAGCTGTTTTTCGATGGCCGGCCTTTTGACCCGGAAAATGATATTCATCAGATAGGGTATATGCCGGAAGAAAGAGGGCTGTATAAAAAAATGAAAGTTGGAGAACAAGCGCTCTACCTGGCCCAGCTGAAAGGGCTTTCCAGACAAGCCGCTCAGGAAAAGATCAACTACTGGTTCACCAAATTTGAAATGACCTCCTGGTCAAATAAAAAGATAGAAGAGCTGAGTAAAGGCATGCAGCAAAAAGTACAGTTCATCTCTACGATCATGCATGATCCCAAACTGCTCATCCTCGATGAACCTTTTTCCGGACTGGACCCTATTAATGCCAATATGATCAAACAGGAAATTTTTGATCTGAGCAAACAAGGTACTACCATCATTTTCTCTACCCACCGCATGGAACAGGTAGAAGAAATATGTAACCGGATTATTCTCGTGAATAAAGGGCATAAAATACTGGACGGAGAAGTACAGCAGATCCGCCACGATTTTAAACAACACCTGTTCCGTATTGGCCTGGGCACTATGCCTAACCCGGCACAAATGGCTACCTACTTTTTTACAATCGTTAGCCAGCAGGATAATTTCTTTACGGTGAAGCTGAATGAGGATAATACAACAAATGATATTTTATCACACTTCATCCGCCAGGATATTCCTGTTATTGCTTTTGAAGAAATATTACCCTCTATCAATGAGGTATTCATTGCACAGGTGCAAAAAACGGAATTGCCTGTCATAGCCTGA
- a CDS encoding NAD(P)H-dependent flavin oxidoreductase, translating into MDKVQQQHITQLFNIRYPIIQAGMIWASGWRLASAVSNAGGLGLLGAGSMYPDVLQEHIRKCKLATDQPFGVNVPLLYPDIERLMQIIIEEGVKIVFTSAGNPKTWTPVLKAAGITVVHVVSSAAFALKSEAAGVDAVVAEGFEAGGHNGREETTTMVLIPAVCEKVKIPVIAAGGISSGKAMVAAFALGASGVQIGSRFVATPEASSHDHFKQAVVQAQEGDTMLSLKKLTPVRLIKNHFYASVKQAEDNGASIEELKTLLGRARAKAGMFEGNLEEGELEIGQVSALIHEIKPAAEVLQEIVAEYNVVRRELLAFSL; encoded by the coding sequence ATGGACAAAGTACAGCAGCAGCATATTACACAGCTATTTAACATCCGGTATCCTATTATTCAGGCAGGGATGATATGGGCCAGCGGGTGGCGTTTAGCCAGCGCCGTTAGCAATGCGGGCGGCCTTGGCCTGCTTGGTGCAGGCAGTATGTATCCCGATGTATTGCAGGAACATATCCGTAAATGCAAGCTGGCTACCGATCAACCATTTGGTGTAAACGTACCTCTGCTTTATCCCGATATTGAAAGGCTGATGCAAATCATTATTGAAGAAGGGGTAAAAATAGTGTTTACGTCTGCCGGCAATCCTAAAACATGGACACCGGTATTAAAAGCAGCAGGCATTACGGTAGTACATGTGGTATCCAGTGCTGCCTTTGCCCTCAAAAGCGAAGCTGCCGGCGTAGATGCTGTAGTAGCAGAAGGCTTTGAGGCAGGCGGACATAACGGACGGGAAGAAACGACCACTATGGTGTTAATCCCTGCGGTATGTGAAAAGGTAAAGATTCCCGTTATCGCTGCTGGTGGCATCAGCTCCGGAAAAGCCATGGTAGCCGCGTTTGCACTAGGCGCATCCGGCGTACAGATAGGCAGCCGCTTTGTAGCCACACCGGAAGCTTCTTCCCATGATCATTTTAAACAAGCTGTAGTACAGGCACAGGAAGGAGATACCATGCTAAGCCTGAAAAAACTTACGCCTGTACGCCTGATCAAAAATCACTTTTACGCATCTGTAAAGCAGGCGGAAGACAATGGCGCCAGCATAGAAGAACTGAAAACACTGCTAGGCAGAGCACGCGCCAAAGCTGGGATGTTTGAGGGCAACCTCGAAGAAGGAGAACTCGAAATAGGACAGGTAAGCGCACTCATTCATGAGATAAAACCCGCCGCGGAAGTGTTGCAGGAAATAGTAGCGGAATACAACGTTGTACGTCGTGAGCTGTTAGCTTTTAGCCTTTAG
- a CDS encoding ABC transporter permease → MQKIWLIIKREFLTRVRKKSFLIITLLVPLFFAAIIVVPILLSINDREDKRVGVIDESGLFTNKIPDSKGIYYKYLEGVKVDTFKKMYEHYGYSGLLHIPPINIERPAGIEYFSKGQVSMLQEGSLNRDINDIIESKRMEMSGIDEHKLQAMKSNIKIEFRSGDDEKQGSSTVAYAIGYASGFIIYIILMVFGMSVMRGVMEEKVNRIAEVMISSVKPFQLMMGKIIGIAAVGLLQFFIWVVLIMGIQLLLPLFLGVDAMHAAQGNMANQGNNAAMLEAIEKVSLVLGSINWTLIISCFIFYFLGGYLFYSALFAAVGSLVNEDPNDVQSLTFPITLPVIIGIMIMISAVQNPNSTLAVWGSIIPFTSPMVMMARIPYGVPGTVPYWELILSMVLLVAGFILTTWIAGKIYRTGILMYGKKITLKEAVKWIGRK, encoded by the coding sequence ATGCAAAAAATATGGCTCATCATAAAAAGGGAATTTCTCACACGGGTGAGGAAGAAATCTTTTCTGATCATTACCCTGCTGGTCCCCTTGTTTTTCGCAGCGATTATTGTGGTACCTATCCTGTTGTCTATTAACGACCGCGAAGACAAGCGGGTAGGGGTGATAGATGAAAGCGGCCTGTTCACAAATAAGATTCCTGACTCAAAGGGCATCTATTATAAATACCTGGAAGGGGTAAAGGTGGATACCTTCAAGAAAATGTATGAGCACTACGGCTATTCAGGGTTGCTGCATATTCCACCTATCAATATTGAACGCCCGGCAGGCATTGAGTATTTCAGTAAGGGACAGGTGAGCATGCTGCAGGAAGGTAGTCTGAACCGGGATATTAATGATATTATAGAAAGTAAGCGGATGGAAATGTCTGGCATTGATGAGCATAAGCTGCAGGCCATGAAGTCCAATATAAAAATAGAGTTCCGGTCCGGTGATGATGAAAAACAGGGAAGCTCTACGGTTGCTTATGCAATAGGATATGCCAGCGGGTTTATTATTTATATTATCCTGATGGTGTTTGGTATGTCGGTGATGCGTGGGGTAATGGAAGAAAAGGTAAATCGTATTGCGGAAGTGATGATCTCCAGTGTAAAACCTTTTCAACTGATGATGGGAAAGATCATCGGTATTGCTGCAGTAGGCTTGCTGCAGTTTTTTATATGGGTGGTATTGATCATGGGGATACAATTGTTATTACCCTTGTTCTTGGGGGTAGATGCCATGCATGCGGCCCAGGGAAACATGGCCAATCAGGGCAATAATGCTGCGATGCTGGAAGCTATAGAAAAGGTAAGCCTGGTGTTGGGCAGTATTAACTGGACGCTTATCATCAGTTGTTTTATCTTTTATTTCCTGGGTGGGTATCTGTTTTACTCTGCCTTGTTTGCAGCAGTAGGAAGTCTTGTTAATGAAGATCCCAACGATGTGCAGTCTTTAACTTTTCCGATCACGTTACCGGTAATCATCGGTATCATGATCATGATCAGTGCGGTACAAAACCCCAACAGCACCCTGGCAGTATGGGGGAGCATTATTCCTTTTACTTCGCCTATGGTGATGATGGCACGTATTCCTTATGGAGTGCCAGGCACTGTACCTTACTGGGAATTGATCCTGTCAATGGTATTGCTGGTAGCCGGATTTATCCTCACCACCTGGATTGCCGGAAAGATCTATCGCACCGGTATCTTAATGTATGGTAAGAAAATCACATTGAAAGAAGCTGTGAAGTGGATTGGTCGGAAATAG
- a CDS encoding ABC transporter ATP-binding protein, which produces MIHIEQLHFSYRKHKPLFEGLNLQLEAGHIYGLLGKNGAGKSTLLKHISGLLFPQGGSCKVMNYNSMHRQPGFLRELFLVPEEFYLPNVRISSYVKSYAPFYPHFNKQEFSQYLQEFSIPPDQKLTDMSYGQKKKVLISFALAANTKVLVMDEPTNGLDIPSKSQFRKVIAAAVSPEKCIVISTHQVRDLDNLIDSIVVIDEHRIIFRQDIATVTDKLCFKVVSDMADPAKVLFAESSLRGHAVILENDNGEHSKIDMELLFNGLLANTARIQQIFN; this is translated from the coding sequence ATGATCCACATTGAGCAGCTGCATTTCAGCTATCGAAAACACAAACCTTTGTTTGAAGGACTTAACCTGCAATTGGAAGCCGGACACATCTACGGCCTGTTGGGCAAGAACGGGGCCGGTAAGTCTACCTTATTAAAGCATATCAGCGGCCTGCTATTTCCACAGGGCGGTTCCTGCAAAGTCATGAACTATAACAGTATGCACCGGCAACCGGGATTCTTACGGGAACTTTTCCTGGTGCCGGAAGAATTTTATTTGCCTAATGTGCGTATCAGCAGTTACGTAAAGAGTTACGCCCCTTTTTACCCGCACTTTAACAAGCAGGAGTTTTCACAATACCTCCAGGAGTTCAGCATCCCACCGGATCAGAAGCTCACCGACATGTCGTATGGACAAAAGAAAAAAGTGCTGATCAGCTTTGCCCTGGCGGCTAATACAAAGGTGCTGGTGATGGACGAGCCTACCAACGGCCTGGATATCCCTTCCAAAAGCCAGTTCCGCAAAGTAATTGCAGCAGCTGTCAGCCCCGAAAAGTGTATTGTAATTTCCACCCACCAGGTGCGCGATCTGGATAATCTGATCGATAGTATCGTAGTCATAGACGAACATCGTATTATATTCCGCCAGGATATCGCTACGGTAACGGATAAGTTGTGCTTTAAAGTAGTAAGTGATATGGCAGACCCCGCCAAAGTATTATTTGCCGAAAGCTCCCTGAGAGGACATGCTGTTATCCTGGAAAATGATAATGGGGAACATAGCAAAATAGACATGGAACTGCTTTTCAACGGACTGCTTGCCAATACAGCCCGTATTCAACAAATCTTCAACTAA
- a CDS encoding NAD(P)/FAD-dependent oxidoreductase: MTTQISLKVLPAEAFSAHIITSQAAAALGVKPAAITGYHLLKRSIDARSRQVYYVLTLKVFVNEPFREREKMFPHYQELGPAAPVAVIIGAGPAGLFAALRLIEQGIKPIVLERGKDVRARRRDLAALNKTGIVNPDSNYCFGEGGAGTYSDGKLYTRSNKRGDITRILNIFVHFGAEEKILYDAHPHIGTNKLPHIITAMREQIEASGGEVHFEQKVTDILIHDAVVTGVQTATGAQFNAAHIILATGHSARDIFELLHHKQILIEAKPFALGVRVEHPQELIDSAQYHCAVRGEYLPPASYSLVEQVEGRGVFSFCMCPGGIIAPAATDPGELVVNGWSPSRRNNPYANSGMVVTVDEADFTPFADHGPLAGMYFQKAVEQQAFFAGGGNFVAPAQRMTDFVKGKVSATLPDCSYVPGIKSADMKKVLPAVVHTRLAQAFKAFGRKMKGYYTENALLVATESRTSSPVRVPRDDKSLMHPQITGLYPCGEGAGYAGGIVSAAMDGERVAQAIIEKCNRQ; the protein is encoded by the coding sequence ATGACCACACAGATCTCGCTTAAAGTATTGCCGGCAGAGGCTTTCTCTGCTCATATCATCACCTCGCAGGCAGCTGCGGCCCTGGGCGTCAAACCTGCTGCCATTACCGGCTACCATCTACTGAAACGCTCTATTGATGCACGATCCCGGCAGGTATATTATGTGCTTACGCTGAAAGTGTTTGTGAATGAGCCTTTCCGGGAGCGCGAAAAAATGTTCCCGCATTATCAGGAACTGGGACCTGCTGCGCCGGTGGCGGTTATCATCGGTGCGGGGCCTGCTGGCCTGTTTGCTGCACTGCGCCTGATAGAACAAGGGATCAAACCAATCGTGCTGGAAAGAGGCAAAGATGTGCGGGCACGCCGCCGTGATCTGGCTGCACTCAACAAAACAGGGATCGTAAACCCCGATTCCAATTATTGTTTTGGGGAAGGTGGTGCTGGTACCTACTCTGATGGAAAATTATATACCCGCTCCAACAAACGGGGAGATATCACCCGTATCCTCAACATATTCGTACATTTTGGTGCAGAAGAAAAAATCCTCTACGATGCACACCCGCATATTGGTACTAATAAACTGCCACATATCATCACCGCTATGCGGGAGCAGATTGAAGCCAGCGGCGGAGAAGTACACTTTGAACAGAAAGTAACGGATATATTAATACATGATGCAGTGGTCACCGGCGTGCAAACGGCTACCGGGGCGCAATTCAATGCTGCACATATCATCCTGGCTACCGGCCACTCTGCCAGAGATATATTTGAACTGCTGCACCACAAACAGATTTTAATTGAAGCCAAACCTTTTGCACTGGGGGTGCGGGTAGAACATCCGCAGGAGCTGATAGACAGTGCACAATATCATTGCGCGGTCCGAGGCGAATATCTGCCACCTGCCAGCTATAGCCTGGTAGAACAGGTGGAAGGCAGAGGGGTTTTCTCCTTCTGCATGTGCCCAGGAGGTATTATTGCGCCTGCTGCTACAGATCCCGGCGAACTGGTGGTAAATGGCTGGTCGCCCTCCCGGCGAAATAATCCTTATGCCAACTCAGGTATGGTAGTAACGGTGGATGAAGCTGACTTTACTCCTTTTGCAGATCATGGCCCCCTTGCTGGTATGTATTTTCAAAAGGCGGTAGAGCAACAGGCGTTCTTTGCAGGGGGCGGTAATTTTGTGGCGCCTGCACAAAGGATGACAGATTTTGTAAAAGGTAAAGTATCGGCTACGCTGCCGGATTGTTCTTATGTGCCTGGCATAAAGAGCGCGGATATGAAAAAGGTATTGCCAGCGGTAGTGCACACCCGGCTGGCACAGGCTTTTAAAGCATTTGGCCGTAAGATGAAAGGCTACTATACAGAAAACGCCTTACTGGTGGCTACAGAATCACGCACCTCTTCACCGGTGCGCGTGCCCCGTGATGATAAAAGCCTCATGCATCCGCAGATAACCGGATTATATCCCTGTGGGGAAGGAGCCGGTTATGCAGGTGGTATTGTGTCTGCTGCGATGGATGGAGAACGTGTGGCACAGGCCATCATAGAAAAATGTAACAGGCAATAA
- a CDS encoding M20 metallopeptidase family protein, which yields MKNRIKALAKELAPAFIDIRHHIHSHPELSFQEYETSKFIQQKLDEFGVSYQAGIAGTGIVATIEGKHPSSKTIAIRADIDALPITEANNVPYKSKNEGVMHACGHDVHTTCVLGATKILQTVKDHFEGTIKVLFQPGEEKHPGGASLMIKEGVLENPRPDAILGMHVQPTMEAGKLGFRGGQYMASADEIYITIKGKGGHAAAPHLTVDTILVASHLVVSLQQIISRNNNPFSPSVLSICAFNGGFTTNVIPSEVKLMGTFRAMDETWRFKAHELIKKQATELVHAMGAEIDIEILVGYPCLYNNEEVTAKARALSEDYLGKANVEDTEVRMGAEDFAFYSQIVPACFFRLGTGNIARGITSGVHTPTFDIDESAIEVGMGNMAYLATQF from the coding sequence ATGAAGAATCGAATTAAAGCCCTGGCCAAAGAATTAGCGCCTGCATTTATTGATATCCGGCATCATATTCACTCCCACCCTGAACTTTCTTTCCAGGAGTATGAAACTTCTAAATTCATTCAGCAAAAACTGGATGAATTTGGTGTATCCTACCAGGCCGGCATAGCGGGCACAGGTATAGTAGCTACTATTGAGGGAAAGCACCCCTCCAGCAAGACTATTGCCATCCGGGCAGACATTGATGCACTTCCTATCACGGAGGCCAACAATGTACCTTATAAATCGAAAAACGAGGGGGTGATGCATGCCTGCGGACATGATGTGCATACTACCTGTGTACTGGGTGCTACCAAAATATTACAGACCGTAAAAGATCATTTTGAAGGAACGATAAAAGTGTTGTTTCAGCCGGGAGAAGAAAAACATCCGGGGGGCGCCAGCCTGATGATCAAAGAAGGGGTATTGGAAAATCCCCGGCCTGATGCTATCCTGGGTATGCATGTGCAGCCTACTATGGAAGCCGGCAAGCTGGGATTCCGGGGCGGACAGTATATGGCCAGTGCCGATGAGATCTATATTACGATCAAAGGCAAAGGCGGCCATGCCGCTGCTCCTCACCTCACGGTAGATACCATCCTGGTAGCATCGCACCTGGTGGTAAGCCTGCAGCAGATCATCAGCCGGAACAACAATCCGTTTTCACCTTCTGTATTGTCCATCTGCGCATTTAATGGCGGTTTTACCACCAATGTGATCCCCAGTGAAGTAAAACTGATGGGGACCTTCCGGGCGATGGATGAAACCTGGCGGTTTAAAGCACATGAGCTGATCAAAAAACAGGCCACCGAACTGGTACATGCCATGGGTGCCGAAATAGATATTGAAATACTGGTAGGCTATCCCTGCCTGTATAATAATGAGGAAGTAACAGCAAAAGCCCGCGCACTGTCTGAAGATTACCTGGGTAAAGCCAATGTGGAAGATACAGAGGTAAGGATGGGAGCAGAAGATTTTGCATTTTATTCCCAGATCGTACCTGCCTGCTTTTTCCGGTTGGGTACCGGCAATATTGCGAGAGGTATTACCTCCGGCGTACATACGCCTACGTTTGATATCGATGAAAGCGCCATTGAAGTAGGGATGGGCAATATGGCTTACCTGGCTACACAATTCTGA
- a CDS encoding GntR family transcriptional regulator: MEFRDSQAIYLQIADYLCEQILLNKWQADERVPSVRELAVSLEVNPNTVMRTCEFLQQKEVIYNKRGIGYFVAQDAVKKVKLLKKERFLENELPQFFRSIYLLDIDLDELKSHYEKFKRSNFK; this comes from the coding sequence ATGGAGTTCAGAGATTCACAAGCTATCTATCTGCAAATAGCAGACTACTTGTGTGAACAGATTTTACTAAACAAGTGGCAGGCGGACGAAAGAGTACCTTCTGTTCGTGAACTGGCAGTGTCGCTGGAAGTAAATCCCAACACCGTGATGCGTACCTGTGAGTTTTTACAGCAAAAAGAAGTGATCTACAATAAAAGAGGTATTGGCTATTTCGTGGCGCAGGATGCCGTGAAGAAAGTGAAGCTGCTGAAAAAAGAACGCTTCCTGGAAAATGAACTGCCGCAGTTCTTTCGTAGTATCTATTTACTGGATATTGACCTGGATGAATTGAAATCTCATTACGAAAAATTCAAAAGGTCCAACTTCAAATAA
- a CDS encoding acetylxylan esterase: MMKMKITTLLALLLCSSLLAFSQPAEKRVKVIVAPDHADWTYRTGEKVKFTIQVLKDGNPVKNVNVRYEIAPEKMEPLLKASAVFENGSKTLPEKSMQQAGFLRCIATATVDGKDYRGLATAAFNPLDIQPVATVPDDFDTFWNNAKAENAKIPMDVRMTLLPERCTENVNVYQVSIQNYRYGARVYGILCVPKKEGKYPAILKVPGAGVYPFYGEVGLAAQGYITLEIGIHGIPVNMDPGVYKDLMNGALNGYWNANLDDKDNYYYKRVYLGCVRAIDYIFSLPQFDGSNLAVMGGSQGGALSIVTTALDNRVKWLVAFYPALCDVTGYLHGRAGGWPHMFAKENLNFNNKKDKINTAQYYDVVNFARRVKVPGFYSWGFNDETCPPTSMYAAYNVINAPKTLFLAQETGHWTYGEQWEQQQAWLKEKMK, from the coding sequence ATGATGAAAATGAAAATCACCACACTGCTGGCCCTGCTCTTATGCAGCAGCCTCCTGGCTTTTTCCCAGCCTGCTGAAAAACGGGTAAAAGTAATCGTTGCTCCTGATCACGCCGACTGGACCTACCGCACAGGCGAGAAAGTGAAATTTACCATCCAGGTGCTGAAAGACGGCAATCCCGTGAAAAACGTAAACGTCCGCTATGAAATAGCACCAGAAAAAATGGAGCCACTGCTGAAAGCCTCCGCTGTATTTGAAAATGGAAGCAAGACATTACCTGAAAAATCTATGCAACAAGCAGGCTTTTTGCGTTGCATTGCAACCGCTACGGTAGATGGTAAAGATTACCGTGGCCTGGCTACTGCTGCTTTTAATCCGCTGGACATCCAGCCGGTAGCTACCGTGCCAGACGACTTTGATACTTTCTGGAACAACGCTAAAGCAGAGAACGCTAAAATTCCAATGGATGTGAGAATGACACTTTTACCGGAACGCTGTACAGAAAATGTAAATGTGTATCAGGTAAGTATACAGAACTACCGTTACGGTGCCCGTGTATATGGTATCTTATGTGTACCTAAAAAAGAAGGAAAATATCCGGCAATACTAAAAGTACCTGGTGCGGGTGTCTATCCTTTTTATGGCGAGGTGGGACTGGCGGCACAAGGCTATATCACCCTGGAAATAGGGATTCACGGCATTCCGGTAAACATGGACCCCGGTGTATACAAGGATCTCATGAATGGTGCACTCAACGGCTACTGGAACGCTAACCTCGATGATAAAGACAACTATTACTATAAAAGAGTATATCTGGGTTGTGTGCGTGCTATTGATTATATCTTCAGCCTCCCGCAATTTGATGGCAGCAACCTGGCAGTAATGGGTGGCAGCCAGGGTGGCGCACTCTCTATTGTTACTACAGCGCTCGACAACAGGGTGAAGTGGCTGGTAGCATTCTATCCTGCTTTATGCGATGTGACCGGATATCTCCATGGCCGCGCTGGCGGATGGCCCCACATGTTTGCTAAAGAAAACTTAAACTTCAATAATAAAAAGGATAAGATCAATACTGCGCAATATTACGATGTGGTAAACTTTGCCCGTCGCGTAAAAGTGCCTGGCTTCTACTCCTGGGGCTTTAATGATGAAACCTGCCCGCCCACTTCTATGTATGCGGCTTACAATGTGATCAACGCACCTAAAACATTATTCCTGGCGCAGGAAACCGGCCACTGGACCTATGGCGAACAATGGGAACAGCAACAAGCCTGGTTGAAGGAAAAAATGAAATAA
- a CDS encoding sugar phosphate nucleotidyltransferase → MKAIIPVAGAGTKLRPHTYTQPKALIPLAGRTILSIIMDQLVEGGIKEFVFVVGYLGEKIQHYVESKYPDLTCHFVQQNSREGTGHAILLTRDIVQNDEMLIVLGDTITECNIKEVIESPYSMLGLKKVDDPRNFGVAEIDDNGNITRVVEKPQIPKSNLALVGLYKIKESQQLYQCLQDNINNKIKSHDEFQLTDALECMIQHGVRFSPFKVSNWFDCGRKDTLLETNAILLKKYKLASNPVLPYENTIIIPPVSIGEGCNIKNSIIGPNVAIGDNTVVNYSIVKDSIIGSFSNLYEVVLKSSLIGSDANIRGLSQSLNIGDNTEIDLG, encoded by the coding sequence ATGAAGGCCATAATACCAGTAGCTGGTGCTGGCACCAAGCTAAGACCACATACCTACACACAACCTAAAGCGCTCATTCCTCTTGCTGGCAGAACCATCCTGAGCATCATCATGGACCAGCTGGTAGAAGGCGGTATCAAAGAGTTTGTATTTGTAGTGGGGTATCTTGGAGAAAAGATCCAGCATTATGTAGAAAGCAAGTATCCTGATCTTACCTGTCATTTTGTGCAGCAGAACAGCCGGGAAGGTACTGGTCATGCCATCCTGCTTACCCGCGATATCGTACAAAACGATGAGATGCTGATCGTATTAGGCGATACTATTACCGAGTGTAATATTAAAGAGGTGATTGAATCACCTTACTCCATGCTGGGGCTGAAAAAAGTAGATGATCCCCGTAATTTCGGGGTAGCCGAAATTGATGATAACGGCAATATTACCAGGGTGGTGGAGAAACCCCAGATCCCCAAATCCAACCTGGCACTGGTAGGGCTTTACAAGATCAAGGAAAGCCAGCAATTGTATCAATGCCTGCAGGACAATATTAACAACAAGATAAAATCGCACGACGAATTCCAGCTCACCGATGCGCTGGAATGTATGATACAACATGGTGTACGCTTCAGTCCATTTAAAGTAAGTAACTGGTTTGACTGCGGCCGTAAGGACACCCTGCTGGAAACCAATGCCATTTTGCTGAAGAAGTACAAGCTGGCCAGTAACCCTGTACTCCCTTATGAAAACACCATTATTATCCCACCGGTAAGCATTGGTGAAGGGTGTAATATCAAAAACTCCATTATTGGTCCCAATGTAGCTATTGGCGATAATACCGTGGTTAACTACTCCATTGTAAAGGATTCCATTATCGGGTCTTTCAGCAACCTGTATGAAGTAGTACTTAAATCTTCCCTGATAGGCAGTGATGCCAACATCCGTGGCCTCAGCCAGAGCCTGAACATAGGAGACAATACAGAAATAGATCTGGGTTAA
- the glyA gene encoding serine hydroxymethyltransferase: MQRDQQIFDIIRQELERQRHGIELIASENFTSLQVMQAMGTVMTNKYAEGYPGRRYYGGCEIVDQSEQLAIDRAKQIFGAAYANVQPHSGAQANAAVMLAILQPGDKILGLDLSMGGHLTHGASVNYSGKLYQPLFYGVNRESGLVEYDKMEEIAVKEKPKLIVCGASAYSRDWDYKRIRAIADQIGAFVMADIAHPAGMIAKGLLNSPFEHCHFVTTTTHKTLRGPRGGMILMGKDFENPFGLKTPKGEIRMMSSLIDTAVFPGIQGGPLEHVIAAKAISFFEILTDEYTAYARQMQQNAQAMAKAFTDKGYQIVSGGTDNHLMLIDLRNKNISGKKAEQTFVKADITINKNMVPFDDKSAFVTSGIRVGVPAITTRGLTETHMPQIVEWIDQLIMDADNESLITSVRGEVNSFMQQFPLYPEL; encoded by the coding sequence ATGCAAAGAGATCAGCAAATATTTGATATTATCCGCCAGGAACTGGAGCGTCAGCGTCACGGCATTGAATTGATTGCTTCCGAAAACTTTACCAGTTTGCAGGTAATGCAAGCCATGGGTACGGTGATGACCAACAAATACGCAGAAGGTTATCCGGGCAGGAGATATTATGGCGGATGTGAAATTGTGGACCAGAGTGAACAACTGGCCATAGACAGAGCTAAACAAATATTTGGGGCGGCATATGCCAACGTACAACCACACTCCGGTGCCCAGGCCAATGCGGCTGTAATGCTGGCTATCCTGCAACCTGGCGACAAGATCCTGGGACTGGACCTCAGCATGGGCGGACACCTTACCCACGGTGCTAGCGTAAACTACTCCGGAAAGCTGTACCAACCCCTGTTTTACGGGGTGAACCGGGAAAGCGGCCTGGTAGAGTATGATAAAATGGAAGAAATAGCCGTAAAGGAAAAACCAAAGTTGATCGTTTGCGGGGCTTCTGCTTACAGCAGAGACTGGGACTATAAACGTATCCGTGCTATTGCAGACCAGATAGGTGCTTTTGTAATGGCAGATATTGCACACCCTGCTGGTATGATCGCCAAAGGATTACTGAACTCTCCTTTCGAACATTGCCACTTTGTAACCACTACTACCCATAAAACCCTTCGTGGACCTCGTGGTGGTATGATCCTGATGGGCAAGGATTTTGAAAACCCATTTGGTCTTAAAACACCTAAGGGAGAAATCCGTATGATGAGCTCCCTGATAGATACCGCTGTATTCCCTGGTATCCAGGGCGGTCCGCTGGAACACGTGATTGCGGCGAAGGCTATCTCCTTCTTTGAAATCCTGACAGATGAGTACACTGCTTATGCCCGCCAGATGCAGCAAAATGCACAAGCCATGGCAAAAGCATTTACCGATAAAGGTTATCAGATCGTTTCTGGCGGTACCGATAACCACCTGATGCTGATCGATCTGCGCAACAAAAACATCTCCGGTAAAAAAGCAGAACAAACTTTTGTGAAAGCAGATATCACCATCAACAAAAACATGGTGCCGTTTGACGATAAGTCTGCTTTTGTTACTTCTGGTATCCGCGTAGGGGTGCCTGCAATTACTACCCGCGGCCTTACTGAAACCCATATGCCGCAGATCGTGGAATGGATCGATCAGTTGATTATGGATGCGGATAACGAATCCCTGATTACCAGCGTAAGGGGAGAAGTAAATAGCTTTATGCAGCAGTTCCCACTGTACCCTGAATTATAA